One Anaerobaca lacustris DNA window includes the following coding sequences:
- a CDS encoding type II toxin-antitoxin system VapC family toxin codes for MKKLHIHVDTSVIGGCEDAEFSAVSRQLWSKFQTDEYVLVISDLTLQELEGAPLRVRRRLEEVSADHQVRVALSTDVEELARAYIAHGVVGPGSLADALHVALATVSGVDVLVSWNFKHIVNLGRIRLFNAVNLEQGYGLIEIRTPREVLYEEEDV; via the coding sequence ATGAAGAAACTCCATATCCATGTGGACACATCGGTGATTGGCGGCTGTGAAGACGCAGAGTTCTCCGCCGTATCGCGGCAGCTCTGGTCCAAGTTCCAGACGGATGAGTATGTGCTGGTTATCTCTGATCTGACCCTGCAGGAACTCGAAGGTGCTCCGCTCAGGGTCCGCCGGCGTCTTGAAGAGGTCTCCGCCGACCATCAGGTCCGGGTTGCCCTTAGCACGGACGTCGAGGAATTGGCCCGCGCATACATCGCTCACGGAGTCGTAGGGCCGGGCTCTCTGGCCGATGCGCTTCACGTGGCCTTGGCCACGGTCAGCGGCGTCGACGTACTCGTGAGTTGGAACTTCAAACACATCGTCAATCTTGGTAGAATAAGACTGTTCAATGCCGTGAATCTTGAGCAGGGATACGGCCTGATTGAGATACGCACGCCCAGAGAGGTCTTGTATGAAGAAGAAGACGTTTGA
- a CDS encoding PfkB family carbohydrate kinase, translating into MDEQRIREILDRIKNVSVAVYGDFCLDAYWILDPNGSEISVETGLQAQAVARHYYSLGGASNVVANLAALEPEAIQVIGAVGGDLYGRELRRQLDDLGVDTTALVIQSENYDTVTFAKPYVEGREQPRMDFGFFNRRSEATDEALLAGIRHALETADALIVNQQVPGSITNEIFIDRANALFAEFPDKVVLLDSRHCGGKFKGIYRKTNDREAAALNGVEVGLDDDLPLEDVKSYAHRLYEQFNKPVFLTRGSRGILAVDRDGLHEVPGIQLLKKLDPVGAGDTVTSALALCLGAGVLPEEAAEFANLAAAVTVQKLFQTGTASGEEVLAVGRSPDYVYQPELAEDLRRACYVDGGDIELCAEAIPFGQIKHAVFDADGTVSTLRQGWEQVMAPVMIEAILGEQYRTADMALYEKVRQRVLEYIDQSTGIQTILQMEVLVEMVREFAIVPAGKVLDKFGYKEIYNRALMEVVNDRIARLERGQLDVSDFTVKGAVGFLAAMRNRGVTLYLASGTDRDDVVREAHALGYAEFFDGGIYGAVGDVTKYSKRMVIDRIMTENRLSGAELVVVGDGPVEMRECRKRDGIAVGVASDEVRRYGLHPEKRTRLIKAGAQVVVPDFSQWHDLLGLLFGPSAGARSK; encoded by the coding sequence ATGGACGAGCAGCGCATCCGTGAGATTCTGGACCGTATCAAGAACGTCAGCGTCGCCGTCTACGGCGATTTCTGTCTCGACGCCTACTGGATTCTCGATCCGAACGGGTCGGAGATTTCGGTGGAGACGGGACTGCAGGCGCAGGCGGTGGCCAGGCACTACTACTCGCTCGGCGGGGCTTCGAACGTTGTGGCCAACCTCGCGGCGCTGGAGCCGGAGGCCATTCAGGTCATCGGCGCTGTCGGAGGCGATCTGTACGGCCGCGAGCTGCGGCGGCAGTTGGACGACCTGGGTGTCGATACGACAGCCCTGGTGATCCAGAGCGAGAACTACGATACGGTGACATTCGCCAAGCCGTACGTGGAGGGACGCGAGCAGCCTCGGATGGATTTCGGCTTCTTCAATCGGCGCAGCGAGGCGACCGATGAGGCCCTCCTGGCCGGCATCCGTCATGCGCTGGAGACGGCCGACGCATTGATCGTCAATCAGCAGGTCCCCGGCAGCATCACGAACGAGATCTTCATCGATCGGGCCAACGCCTTGTTTGCAGAGTTTCCCGACAAGGTCGTCCTGCTCGATTCGCGTCACTGCGGCGGCAAGTTCAAGGGCATCTACCGCAAGACCAACGATCGCGAGGCGGCCGCGCTCAATGGTGTCGAGGTCGGCCTGGACGACGATCTGCCGCTGGAAGACGTGAAGAGCTATGCCCATCGTCTATACGAGCAGTTCAACAAGCCCGTGTTCCTGACCCGTGGCTCGCGAGGCATCCTCGCCGTCGATCGTGACGGTCTGCACGAGGTCCCGGGCATTCAACTGCTCAAGAAGCTCGATCCGGTCGGTGCCGGCGACACCGTGACCAGCGCCCTGGCTTTGTGTCTTGGGGCGGGTGTGCTGCCCGAGGAGGCGGCCGAGTTCGCCAATCTCGCCGCTGCGGTGACGGTTCAGAAGCTGTTCCAGACGGGCACGGCTTCGGGTGAGGAAGTCCTCGCGGTCGGCAGGTCACCCGACTATGTCTATCAGCCCGAGCTGGCCGAGGACTTGCGCAGGGCCTGCTACGTGGACGGAGGCGACATCGAGCTGTGCGCCGAGGCCATCCCGTTCGGCCAGATCAAACATGCCGTCTTCGATGCCGACGGCACGGTCAGCACGCTTCGCCAGGGTTGGGAGCAGGTGATGGCCCCGGTGATGATCGAGGCGATCCTCGGCGAGCAGTACCGCACCGCCGACATGGCGCTTTACGAGAAGGTGCGGCAACGCGTGCTCGAATACATCGACCAGTCCACCGGGATTCAGACGATCCTCCAGATGGAGGTCCTCGTCGAGATGGTCAGGGAGTTCGCCATCGTCCCGGCGGGCAAGGTGCTCGACAAATTCGGTTACAAGGAGATCTACAACCGGGCCCTGATGGAGGTGGTGAACGACCGCATCGCCCGGCTGGAACGCGGGCAGCTCGACGTCAGCGATTTCACGGTCAAGGGGGCCGTCGGTTTTCTGGCGGCGATGCGCAATCGAGGCGTCACGCTCTATCTGGCCAGCGGGACCGACCGGGACGACGTGGTCCGGGAGGCCCACGCACTGGGCTATGCCGAGTTCTTTGACGGCGGCATCTACGGCGCGGTCGGCGATGTCACGAAGTACTCCAAACGCATGGTCATCGACCGGATCATGACCGAGAACCGGCTGTCCGGCGCCGAGCTGGTCGTCGTCGGTGACGGCCCCGTCGAGATGCGCGAGTGTCGAAAGCGGGACGGCATCGCCGTCGGCGTGGCCTCCGATGAAGTTCGTCGCTATGGCCTCCATCCGGAGAAGCGCACCCGCCTGATCAAGGCCGGCGCCCAGGTTGTTGTGCCTGACTTCTCCCAATGGCACGACCTGCTCGGTCTCCTCTTCGGGCCCTCTGCAGGGGCACGATCCAAATAG
- a CDS encoding HEAT repeat domain-containing protein has translation MLNGRTVAVVFLIGSLIAGTSFAQQRTLADDWNDFLHFSKIGRLDLAKGYAQAILDGSPDPVALLELSQANPQGYDLAMRVVDTSRDSELASLAKQLLGVIDRGRFELRSDPHVIVEEIARLSTTIRGKMNAISRLRDSGEYAIPFMLDAIADPARRDELDNLLEALPQIGRNAIRPLTAALQMSNDAVKAEVIRALGQIGYPQALPYLKYVVEKDTSVELRNLAAQSVQKIDPRMSNASAAAMFFQLAEKYYYQDESLAPQEGPAFANIWFWDPDGERLIREEVDRAYFYELMAMRCCEWSLKADPQFGLSIGLWLAAFFKAEATGLPMPEYFGPQHASALTYARTAGPEYLQQTLLRGLNDQNAAVALGAAEALATNAGENSLLYTVGPAQPMLQALSFSDRAVRYTAAIAIANAGPRQAFNESRLVVQNLAEALGPQAVAGAWTPELAEEYAMRAVEALLKVGVSRNPVIDLSLAQSALIAATKGQNHDLQVLASRTLAYLSSPDAQRAIAEAALSDEYEMDVRIEAFASLANSAKLHGSLLPDPAVNQIYELTGSDETDPDLRAAAAAAYGALNLPSQKVKDLILDQSQS, from the coding sequence ATGTTGAACGGACGAACCGTTGCCGTGGTTTTTCTGATCGGAAGTCTGATTGCAGGGACGAGTTTTGCACAGCAGCGGACCCTCGCCGACGATTGGAACGACTTTCTCCATTTTTCCAAGATCGGGCGGCTCGACTTGGCGAAAGGGTATGCGCAGGCCATTCTCGACGGCAGTCCCGACCCTGTGGCGCTGCTCGAACTGAGCCAGGCCAATCCCCAAGGGTACGACCTGGCGATGCGTGTCGTCGATACGTCGCGTGACAGCGAGTTGGCGTCGCTGGCCAAACAGCTCTTGGGTGTGATCGATCGGGGGCGTTTCGAGCTTCGGTCCGATCCGCACGTCATCGTCGAGGAGATCGCCCGGCTGAGCACGACGATCCGTGGGAAGATGAACGCGATTTCGCGTCTGAGAGACTCGGGCGAATACGCGATCCCGTTCATGCTCGATGCGATCGCCGACCCGGCCCGTCGCGATGAGCTGGACAACCTTCTCGAAGCGCTTCCTCAGATCGGCCGCAACGCGATTCGTCCCCTCACAGCGGCGCTCCAGATGTCCAACGACGCGGTCAAGGCCGAGGTCATCCGGGCGCTGGGGCAGATTGGCTATCCGCAGGCGCTGCCGTACCTGAAATACGTGGTGGAGAAGGACACCTCGGTCGAACTCCGCAATCTGGCGGCCCAGAGCGTCCAGAAGATCGACCCGCGGATGAGCAATGCCTCCGCTGCGGCGATGTTCTTCCAACTGGCCGAGAAGTACTACTACCAGGACGAGTCGCTGGCCCCGCAGGAGGGTCCGGCGTTCGCCAATATCTGGTTCTGGGACCCCGATGGCGAGCGTCTGATCCGCGAAGAGGTGGACCGCGCGTATTTCTACGAACTGATGGCGATGCGGTGCTGCGAATGGTCGCTTAAGGCCGACCCGCAGTTTGGCCTTTCGATTGGACTGTGGCTGGCGGCGTTCTTCAAGGCCGAGGCGACGGGCCTGCCCATGCCGGAATATTTCGGCCCTCAGCACGCCTCGGCGCTGACCTACGCCAGGACTGCCGGCCCCGAGTACCTCCAGCAGACGCTGCTTCGCGGTCTTAACGATCAGAATGCGGCGGTCGCCCTGGGAGCGGCCGAGGCCCTGGCGACGAACGCCGGCGAGAACTCGCTGCTCTACACCGTCGGCCCGGCCCAGCCCATGCTCCAGGCCTTGTCCTTCTCGGATCGGGCGGTGCGGTACACAGCCGCCATCGCCATCGCCAACGCCGGACCGCGACAGGCCTTCAACGAGAGCCGCCTGGTCGTGCAGAACCTCGCCGAGGCACTCGGCCCCCAGGCCGTCGCCGGCGCCTGGACCCCCGAACTGGCGGAGGAATACGCGATGCGAGCGGTTGAGGCCCTGCTGAAAGTGGGCGTCAGCCGCAATCCGGTGATCGACCTTTCCCTGGCGCAATCGGCTCTGATCGCCGCGACCAAGGGCCAGAATCACGACCTCCAGGTCCTCGCGTCCCGGACGCTGGCTTATCTGAGCAGTCCCGACGCCCAGCGGGCCATTGCCGAGGCCGCGCTGAGCGACGAGTACGAGATGGACGTGCGGATCGAGGCCTTTGCCTCGCTGGCCAACTCGGCCAAGCTCCACGGCAGTCTCCTGCCCGACCCGGCCGTCAATCAGATCTACGAGCTGACCGGTTCCGACGAGACCGATCCCGATCTGCGGGCCGCCGCCGCCGCCGCCTACGGCGCCCTGAACCTGCCCAGCCAGAAGGTCAAGGACCTGATCCTCGACCAGTCCCAGAGCTGA
- a CDS encoding endonuclease NucS domain-containing protein, which translates to MISEKDMETLIIADPEKYLGEAGLRLLSQQYHIGSYMFDLLFEDRHGAKLIVEIQKGPLDRNHTYKILDYYHEYKKNNPLDFIELLVIANKISDERKERLRDWGVSFREIPERVFVSDSDAINIIGPERIPDVAQHPTKSEKAIAGKSTTDTRQRRGDFAHKEGVIVQSAYLMRSGYDAAQIAAKLNIPLEKAKRYVAFLKNNRHPSVVEFFRGDAGSGR; encoded by the coding sequence ATGATTTCTGAAAAAGACATGGAAACTCTGATAATTGCGGACCCTGAGAAGTATTTGGGTGAAGCGGGTTTGCGCCTACTTTCTCAGCAATACCACATTGGGTCTTACATGTTTGACCTCTTATTTGAGGATCGTCACGGTGCTAAACTGATTGTAGAAATACAGAAGGGGCCATTAGATCGTAACCATACCTACAAGATCCTCGACTATTATCACGAATACAAAAAGAACAACCCCCTCGACTTCATTGAACTGCTTGTCATCGCAAACAAGATATCCGACGAAAGGAAGGAGAGGCTGCGTGACTGGGGAGTATCGTTCAGAGAAATACCGGAACGCGTATTTGTGAGTGACAGCGATGCTATAAACATAATCGGCCCCGAACGGATACCGGATGTAGCACAGCACCCAACAAAGAGCGAGAAGGCGATAGCGGGGAAATCGACAACAGATACAAGACAAAGAAGAGGAGATTTTGCCCATAAAGAAGGCGTTATTGTCCAATCTGCTTATCTAATGAGGAGTGGATACGATGCTGCTCAGATAGCGGCTAAGTTGAACATTCCGCTGGAGAAGGCAAAGCGATATGTCGCCTTTCTCAAGAACAACCGACATCCATCCGTCGTTGAGTTCTTCCGCGGTGACGCAGGTAGTGGGAGATAG
- a CDS encoding discoidin domain-containing protein — MSKRLSRFIVVMSLLGVAAGLAQGSPYIRVAYWDSSQGTAWAGDGGPVRDALAAIGYQVVNAAELKTWMDDRIADRRLSVVVMCRDVVPDTVAETQDANCTIRRYLDAGGKVVWYSDWPFYYRGTTGTTWGSNGAVQVLGFNASTGPNDQNQQVTFTEAGIQWGLVTPWSSLRPTSPTVTDNLTVLATDNNGNAAGWVKHYLPGDTFRGFVRIEDHSGGPVDIQNLIAVAEYAESINTASGPAPESEAIDVRRDVVLSWTAGESAVTHDVYFGTSFDDVNAASRGNPRGVLLSQSQTGTTFDPPGLLDFGTTYYWRIDEVNGAPDFTVFKGDVWSFTAEPFVYPVANVIATSNVAFDPGAGPENTINGSGLDAADQHSITSTDMWLARPTGDETVWIQYEFDSVYKLHEMLVWNYNVQFELLLGFGLKDVTIEYSENGTDWSVLGDVQFNQGTARATYTANTTVDLQGVAARFVRLNVISGWGMMPQYGLSEVRFLYIPVQAREPQPADGAIGLSPDVALSWRTGREAAVHEVYLSTSRSAVENGTALVGTVATSSYTPATVEFGSRYYWKIDEVNDTEAISTWAGPLWTFVTQEYATIEGFETYTDNIEAGEAIFDTWLDGWVNSTGSTVGYLDTPFAERTIVRSGRQSMPLQYDNGTSPFYSETERTFDSPQNWTGNGANTLRLFVAGRAPAFLETAGGTVLMNAIGNDIWDSADQFRYAYKNLSGNGSITARVDMLDISPDIWVKAGVMIRQNAEAGAINVFMAMTGTGGGGSTFQQRMTAGGVSVSQHTYADGPFTAPYWVRVTREGNTLRGYTSPDGQNWTQRGDTITLAMTDPVLIGLALTSHNVNQATSAQFSNVAFTGNVTGAWQVAEVGAAQPEGNAVVPLYVVLEDATGQTATVVHPDEMIVARSGWSEWAIPYSDLAGVNVSRVRTMYIGLGSRNAPTAGGSGLIYIDDIGYGKPFPRTEATDVTAPGDVVQGVPDDGDWPAAETPNLAIDNDPATKFLHFKGETEPTGIRVTPSVGATVVTGLTLTTANDAPERDPVAFELYGSNDGIDGPYTLIATGDVPDFAGAAAWPRFTGNATPIEFDNDVAYEHYQLLFTAVRDPGSANSMQIAEIELLAVTN, encoded by the coding sequence ATGTCCAAGAGGCTGAGTCGTTTCATTGTTGTGATGTCGTTGTTGGGGGTGGCCGCGGGCCTGGCCCAGGGCAGCCCGTACATCCGTGTTGCCTACTGGGACAGCAGCCAGGGCACGGCCTGGGCGGGAGACGGCGGCCCGGTGCGCGATGCCTTGGCGGCGATTGGCTACCAGGTCGTCAATGCGGCTGAACTGAAGACCTGGATGGATGACCGCATCGCCGACCGGCGGCTCAGTGTGGTCGTGATGTGTCGAGACGTGGTTCCGGACACCGTGGCCGAGACCCAGGACGCCAACTGCACGATCCGTCGCTATCTGGACGCCGGCGGCAAGGTCGTGTGGTATTCCGACTGGCCCTTCTACTACCGGGGCACCACGGGGACGACCTGGGGCTCGAACGGCGCCGTCCAGGTGCTGGGTTTCAACGCCTCGACCGGCCCCAACGACCAGAACCAGCAGGTGACGTTCACTGAGGCCGGGATTCAATGGGGATTGGTCACACCCTGGTCGTCGCTGCGGCCGACGTCGCCGACCGTGACCGACAACCTGACCGTCCTGGCGACGGACAACAACGGCAACGCCGCCGGCTGGGTCAAGCACTATTTGCCGGGCGACACCTTCCGCGGATTCGTCCGCATCGAAGACCACAGTGGCGGGCCGGTGGACATCCAGAACCTCATCGCCGTGGCCGAATACGCCGAGTCGATCAACACGGCGTCCGGGCCGGCGCCTGAAAGCGAGGCCATCGACGTCCGACGCGACGTCGTATTGAGCTGGACGGCGGGAGAATCCGCCGTCACGCACGACGTCTACTTCGGCACGTCGTTCGACGACGTCAACGCCGCCAGCCGGGGCAATCCGAGGGGCGTATTGCTCAGCCAGAGCCAGACGGGTACGACCTTCGATCCGCCCGGCCTCCTCGATTTCGGCACAACCTACTACTGGCGCATCGACGAGGTCAACGGAGCCCCCGACTTCACGGTCTTCAAAGGCGACGTCTGGAGCTTCACCGCCGAGCCGTTTGTCTATCCCGTGGCCAACGTCATCGCCACCAGCAACGTGGCATTCGATCCGGGAGCCGGGCCGGAGAACACGATCAACGGGTCCGGACTCGATGCCGCCGATCAGCACTCGATCACCAGCACCGACATGTGGCTGGCACGGCCGACCGGTGACGAAACCGTTTGGATCCAGTACGAATTCGATAGCGTCTACAAACTCCACGAAATGCTCGTCTGGAACTACAACGTCCAGTTCGAACTGCTGCTCGGCTTCGGACTCAAGGACGTCACAATCGAATACTCCGAGAACGGAACCGACTGGAGCGTTCTGGGCGACGTGCAGTTCAACCAGGGTACGGCCAGGGCCACCTACACCGCCAATACGACGGTCGACCTCCAGGGCGTGGCCGCCAGGTTCGTCCGCCTGAACGTCATCAGCGGATGGGGGATGATGCCTCAGTACGGCCTCAGTGAGGTCCGCTTCCTGTACATCCCCGTGCAGGCTCGCGAGCCCCAGCCGGCCGACGGCGCCATCGGCCTGAGCCCCGACGTTGCGCTGAGTTGGCGAACGGGACGCGAGGCGGCGGTTCACGAGGTCTACCTGAGCACCAGCAGGTCGGCCGTCGAGAACGGCACGGCCCTGGTCGGCACCGTCGCCACGAGCAGCTACACCCCAGCCACTGTCGAATTCGGATCGCGCTACTACTGGAAGATCGACGAGGTCAACGACACCGAGGCCATCAGCACGTGGGCCGGTCCGCTCTGGACCTTCGTCACGCAGGAGTACGCGACCATCGAAGGCTTCGAGACGTACACCGACAACATCGAGGCCGGTGAGGCCATCTTCGACACCTGGCTCGACGGCTGGGTCAACAGCACCGGCTCGACGGTCGGCTACCTCGACACTCCGTTCGCCGAGCGAACCATCGTCCGCAGCGGCCGGCAGTCGATGCCGTTGCAGTACGACAACGGCACCTCGCCGTTCTACTCCGAGACCGAGCGGACGTTCGACTCACCGCAGAATTGGACCGGCAACGGCGCCAATACGCTACGGCTGTTCGTCGCCGGGCGGGCCCCCGCCTTCCTCGAAACGGCTGGCGGTACGGTCCTGATGAACGCCATCGGCAACGACATCTGGGACAGTGCCGATCAGTTCCGCTACGCGTACAAGAACCTCAGCGGCAACGGCTCGATCACGGCCCGCGTCGATATGCTCGACATCAGCCCCGACATCTGGGTCAAGGCCGGCGTGATGATTCGACAGAACGCCGAGGCCGGCGCGATCAACGTGTTCATGGCCATGACCGGCACCGGTGGCGGCGGGTCAACGTTCCAGCAGCGTATGACGGCCGGCGGCGTCTCGGTCTCGCAGCACACGTACGCCGACGGGCCGTTTACTGCACCGTACTGGGTACGAGTCACTCGTGAAGGCAATACGCTTCGCGGGTATACCTCGCCGGACGGACAGAACTGGACACAGCGCGGCGACACGATCACGCTGGCGATGACCGATCCGGTGCTCATCGGCCTGGCGCTGACCAGCCACAACGTCAATCAGGCAACCAGCGCGCAGTTCTCCAACGTGGCCTTCACAGGCAACGTCACGGGCGCCTGGCAGGTGGCCGAAGTCGGCGCCGCGCAGCCGGAAGGCAATGCCGTAGTGCCGCTGTATGTGGTACTCGAAGATGCGACCGGTCAGACGGCGACCGTGGTCCATCCGGACGAGATGATCGTCGCCAGGTCCGGCTGGAGCGAGTGGGCGATCCCGTACAGCGATCTGGCCGGTGTGAATGTGAGCCGGGTTCGGACGATGTACATCGGTCTGGGCAGCCGCAATGCCCCGACCGCCGGCGGATCGGGTCTGATCTACATCGACGACATCGGCTACGGCAAGCCCTTCCCCCGTACCGAGGCGACCGACGTAACGGCGCCGGGCGACGTGGTTCAGGGTGTTCCGGACGACGGCGATTGGCCCGCCGCCGAAACGCCCAACCTGGCGATCGACAACGATCCGGCCACGAAGTTCCTGCACTTCAAGGGCGAGACCGAGCCGACCGGCATTCGGGTGACCCCGTCCGTAGGCGCCACAGTCGTGACGGGTCTGACCCTGACGACGGCCAACGACGCGCCGGAGCGCGACCCGGTGGCGTTCGAACTGTACGGTTCGAACGACGGGATCGACGGGCCGTACACGCTGATCGCGACAGGCGATGTGCCGGACTTCGCCGGTGCCGCCGCATGGCCTCGGTTCACCGGAAACGCCACGCCCATCGAGTTCGACAACGATGTGGCGTACGAGCACTATCAACTGCTGTTCACGGCCGTACGCGACCCCGGCTCGGCCAACAGCATGCAGATCGCCGAGATCGAGCTGCTCGCTGTCACCAATTAG
- a CDS encoding HNH endonuclease, whose protein sequence is MSKRRKVKPPDEADAESKPPQRKWKPPRVPPPDSPIWPEQYRGKNWKSVYAVLFEGKCLLCVHSCPLSKWRQGEDKFQGQPRLLLCTNHPDHPGELHEVLPIETCRRFAPKRWRSPSLHPPKRRVRATTNEYDPEVRRIHLGNGLFATVDAEDYEQLRKYRWYAIARGRNVYATAKIDGRTVYMHRMLMKPREGYVVDHIDGNGLNNRRCNLRVCTPAQNLANKAPCGGSSQFVGVYRYRDKWMARAVCRGKHYHLGIFADEVEAAKARDRKAYELHGEYAYLNFPEDFTS, encoded by the coding sequence ATGAGCAAACGAAGGAAAGTCAAACCGCCAGACGAAGCCGATGCCGAGAGCAAGCCGCCGCAGCGCAAGTGGAAGCCGCCTCGGGTGCCGCCGCCGGACAGTCCGATCTGGCCCGAGCAGTATCGGGGCAAGAACTGGAAATCGGTCTACGCGGTCCTGTTCGAAGGCAAGTGCCTGTTGTGCGTGCATTCCTGTCCCCTGTCGAAGTGGCGCCAGGGGGAGGACAAATTCCAGGGCCAGCCCCGCCTGCTGCTGTGCACCAACCACCCGGACCATCCCGGGGAGTTGCACGAGGTCCTGCCCATCGAGACGTGCCGCCGTTTCGCTCCGAAACGCTGGCGGTCCCCCTCTCTCCACCCGCCGAAGCGTCGCGTGCGCGCGACAACGAACGAGTATGACCCCGAGGTCCGCCGCATCCACCTGGGAAACGGCCTGTTCGCCACCGTCGATGCCGAGGACTACGAGCAACTCCGCAAGTATCGCTGGTATGCGATCGCCCGCGGACGCAACGTCTACGCCACCGCAAAGATAGATGGGCGAACGGTCTACATGCACCGCATGCTCATGAAGCCTCGCGAGGGCTACGTAGTCGACCATATCGACGGCAACGGTCTGAACAACCGGCGCTGCAATCTGCGGGTGTGCACGCCCGCCCAGAACCTGGCCAACAAGGCGCCATGCGGCGGCTCGTCGCAGTTCGTCGGTGTGTACCGGTACCGGGACAAATGGATGGCGCGTGCCGTGTGCCGTGGGAAGCACTACCACCTCGGGATCTTCGCCGATGAAGTGGAGGCGGCCAAGGCGCGCGACCGCAAGGCCTACGAACTCCACGGTGAGTACGCCTATCTGAACTTCCCGGAGGATTTCACATCCTGA
- a CDS encoding nucleotidyltransferase family protein: MITEAQRQIILHYAREYQVDEVVLFGSSLDPTQTPHDVDLAVKGIDPARFFRFYADLVKHLSQPVDLVDLSRKSLFNDLVEETGLRIHGG; the protein is encoded by the coding sequence ATGATAACCGAGGCCCAGAGACAGATCATTCTGCATTATGCCCGGGAATACCAGGTCGATGAGGTTGTCCTGTTCGGCTCGTCTCTGGACCCCACGCAGACTCCGCACGACGTGGATTTGGCAGTCAAAGGGATCGACCCGGCGCGATTCTTCCGGTTCTATGCCGATCTTGTGAAGCATTTGTCACAGCCGGTTGACCTTGTGGATTTGTCCCGCAAGTCGCTGTTCAATGATCTCGTCGAAGAAACCGGATTGAGGATCCATGGTGGGTGA
- a CDS encoding AGE family epimerase/isomerase, with protein MAIDRGQVSACLDECRKHFAMELLPFWLDRCKDDANGGFITHFDKDGKDTGEDEKSSLAQLRTVYSMSAAHRAGFGGGRCAEYARHGVDFLIEKVWDKQYGGFYWTTNRAGNVAIDKKIMYGLSFGMYAMAEYTLATGDPRGQEYAEKTFDLVKKYAADTMYGGYFEMFERNWDLCGPGPQGGDRKTLDVHMHLMEAFTTLYECTGKSIHRRTLLEDIDLLFTRILHPKYATGIPQFTVDWKIAPQIKFDIVWGWDRFAEGGAKPNAEDNTSAGHNVEFAWLLAHATDVLGGHWDQCKGIIKKAMDHGRDNGIDPEYGGVYTEGPHAGGVYDMEKEFWQQAEVMIGMLEGCLRFGPADYWPSYLNVHRFVFDKMIHHPVGEWWPLTTREGQPIWTHMSHSWKVNYHTIRCMIECIKRLEKLQASL; from the coding sequence ATGGCTATCGATCGCGGTCAAGTCTCGGCGTGTCTGGACGAGTGCAGGAAGCATTTTGCGATGGAGCTGCTACCGTTCTGGCTGGATCGGTGCAAGGACGACGCCAATGGCGGGTTCATCACGCACTTCGACAAGGACGGCAAGGACACGGGCGAGGATGAGAAATCGTCGCTGGCGCAGTTGCGGACGGTCTATTCGATGTCGGCGGCCCACCGGGCCGGTTTTGGCGGCGGCCGCTGCGCCGAATACGCCCGGCACGGCGTGGATTTCCTGATCGAGAAGGTCTGGGACAAGCAGTACGGCGGGTTCTACTGGACGACGAACCGGGCGGGCAACGTGGCCATCGACAAGAAGATCATGTACGGCTTGAGCTTCGGCATGTATGCGATGGCGGAATACACCCTGGCCACGGGCGACCCACGCGGGCAGGAGTACGCCGAGAAGACGTTCGACCTGGTCAAGAAATACGCGGCCGACACCATGTATGGCGGCTACTTCGAGATGTTCGAACGCAACTGGGACCTGTGCGGGCCCGGACCGCAGGGCGGCGACCGCAAGACGCTCGACGTGCACATGCACCTGATGGAGGCGTTCACGACGCTGTACGAGTGCACGGGCAAGAGCATCCACCGCCGGACGCTGCTGGAGGATATCGACCTGCTGTTCACGCGGATCCTGCACCCGAAGTATGCCACGGGGATTCCGCAGTTCACGGTGGACTGGAAGATCGCTCCGCAGATCAAGTTCGACATCGTCTGGGGCTGGGACCGCTTCGCCGAGGGCGGCGCCAAGCCGAACGCCGAGGACAACACGTCGGCCGGGCATAACGTTGAGTTCGCCTGGCTGCTGGCCCATGCCACCGACGTGCTGGGCGGCCATTGGGACCAGTGCAAGGGCATTATCAAGAAGGCGATGGACCACGGCCGGGACAACGGCATCGACCCCGAGTATGGCGGCGTCTACACCGAAGGCCCGCACGCCGGCGGCGTCTACGACATGGAGAAGGAGTTCTGGCAGCAGGCCGAGGTGATGATCGGTATGCTCGAAGGCTGCCTGCGATTCGGCCCGGCGGACTACTGGCCGAGCTACTTGAACGTCCACCGCTTCGTGTTCGATAAGATGATTCACCATCCCGTCGGCGAGTGGTGGCCGCTGACGACGCGCGAGGGCCAGCCGATCTGGACGCACATGAGCCACTCGTGGAAGGTCAACTACCACACCATCCGCTGCATGATCGAGTGCATCAAGCGGCTGGAGAAGTTGCAGGCGAGCCTCTGA